A region of Coturnix japonica isolate 7356 chromosome 15, Coturnix japonica 2.1, whole genome shotgun sequence DNA encodes the following proteins:
- the LOC116654122 gene encoding sodium-dependent serotonin transporter-like isoform X2 — MGERCLVPAGSLQSDGGPEAISVPPAHPRDKWSKKMDFLLSVVGFAVDLGNVWRFPYICYQNGGGAFLIPYTLMAVFGGVPLFYMELALGQFHRTGAIPIWKRICPIFKGIGFAICIIGLYVSFYYNTIIAWALYYFYSSFSSTLPWASCDNPWNTPNCTNYFGRNNVTWTNFSRSPAEEFYTRKVLELQKSGGLYNVGGIRWQLLLCLFLIFTIVYFSLWKGVKTSGKVVWVTATLPYLVLLILLVRGATLPGAWRGVLFYLRPDWGKLLSTAVWVDAAAQIFFSLGPGFGVLLALASYNHFHNNCYRDALITSAVNCLTSFLSGFVIFTVLGYMAEMRDVEVEDVARDKGLPPTAPSCPASWCPCWSCGSLCTQWMAARPALLPSMQSHLEDRQTQPARPPRSQPAFYHLPRSHRQHGGIHLLRHHFLPDDDNAGAGQHGRNLCSSTGTTAGGGFSLIPVLRWQFGGLEAVITAVMDEYPQVLAQRRELFVLGLITVCFLGSLSTLTYGGAYVVKLLEEFGAGCSILAVVLLETIAVSWFYGIQRFSHDVKAMLGFTPGLFWKVCWVAISPTLLAFIVASSLLEQPPLALFGYRYPAWSTSLGHLIGASSFICIPVYMVYKLVWTPGSLKQRLAVCIRPEKTVREPQEEAVGMEPVL, encoded by the exons ATGGGGGAACGCTGCCTGGTGCCTGCTGGCTCCCTTCAATCTGATGGGGGTCCTGAAGCCATCTCTGTGCCCCCAGCCCATCCCCGGGACAAGTGGAGCAAGAAAATGGATTTCCTCCTCTCGGTTGTTGGGTTTGCCGTCGATCTGGGCAATGTGTGGCGCTTCCCTTACATCTGCTACCAGAACGGAGGGG GAGCCTTTCTTATCCCATACACGCTGATGGCTGTTTTTGGAGGGGTGCCCCTATTCTACATGGAGCTGGCCCTGGGGCAATTCCACAGGACGGGAGCCATTCCCATCTGGAAACGCATCTGCCCCATCTTCAAAG GCATCGGTTTTGCCATCTGTATCATTGGCCTCTACGTCTCTTTCTACTACAACACCATCATTGCTTGGGCGCTCTATTACTTCTATTCATCCTTCTCGAGCACTCTGCCCTGGGCGAGCTGTGACAACCCCTGGAATACACCCAACTGCACCAACTACTTCGGGAGGAACAACGTGACCTGGACCAACTTCTCCAGGTCCCCTGCTGAGGAGTTTTATAC GAGGAAGGTCCTGGAGCTTCAGAAGTCCGGTGGTCTGTACAATGTGGGTGGGATCCgctggcagctgctcctctgcctctTTCTCATCTTCACCATCGTTTACTTCAGCCTGTGGAAAGGGGTGAAAACATCTGGGAAG GTGGTGTGGGTGACAGCCACGCTGCCCTACCTCGTCCTGCTCATCCTGCTGGTCCGTGGGGCCACCCTGCCTGGTGCCTGGAGGGGGGTCCTCTTCTATTTGCGCCCAGACTGGGGCAAACTGCTGAGCACAGCG GTCTGGGTTGATGCTGCTgcacagattttcttctccttgggTCCTGGATTCGGAGTTCTTCTTGCTCTGGCCAGTTACAACCACTTCCACAACAACTGCTACCG gGATGCACTCATCACCAGCGCAGTGAACTGCCTCACCAGCTTCCTCTCGGGCTTTGTCATCTTCACCGTGCTGGGCTACATGGCGGAGATGCGGGATGTGGAGGTGGAGGATGTAGCCAGAGATAAAGGTTTGCCCCCCACTGCTCCATCTTGTCCGGCCTCATGGTGCCCCTGCTGGAGCTGCGGGTCCCTGTGCACCCAGTGGATGGCAGCGaggccagcactgctcccctcTATGCAATCCCACCTAGAAGACAGGCAAACCCAACCCGCACGCCCTCCTAGGTCCCAGCCTGCTTTTTATCACCTACCCCGAAGCCATCGCCAACATGGTGGGATCCACCTTCTTCgccatcattttcttcctgatgaTGATAACGCTGGGGCTGGACAGCACGGTAGGaacctctgcagcagcactggcacaaCAGCAGGGGGAGGATTCAGTCTCATCCCTGTGCTCCGTTGGCAGTTTGGGGGCCTGGAGGCTGTGATCACCGCTGTGATGGAtgaatacccccaggtcctGGCACAGCGCAGGGAGCTCTTTGTCCTTGGCCTCATCACAGTCTGCTTCCTGGGCTCGCTGAGCACCCTCACCTAT GGTGGTGCCTACGTGGTGAAGCTGCTGGAGGAGTTTGGTGCTGGCTGCTCCATCCTGGCCGTGGTGCTGCTGGAAACTATAGCTGTGTCCTGGTTCTATG ggatcCAGAGGTTCTCCCATGATGTGAAAGCTATGCTGGGCTTCACCCCAGGGCTGTTCTGGAAGGTGTGCTGGGTGGCCATCAGCCCGACCCTGCTGGCA TTTATTGTGGCCAGTtcacttttggagcagccacCCCTGGCACTTTTTGGCTACCGGTACCCAGCATGGAGCACCTCACTGGGACACCTCATAGGAGCATCTTCCTTCATCTGCATCCCTGTCTACATGGTGTACAAGCTGGTCTGGACACCAGGGTCCCTCAAGCAG CGCCTCGCTGTCTGCATTCGGCCTGAGAAAACAGTGCGAGAACCCCAAGAGGaggcggtgggcatggaaccAGTCCTGTAG
- the LOC116654122 gene encoding sodium-dependent serotonin transporter-like isoform X4: MGERCLVPAGSLQSDGGPEAISVPPAHPRDKWSKKMDFLLSVVGFAVDLGNVWRFPYICYQNGGGAFLIPYTLMAVFGGVPLFYMELALGQFHRTGAIPIWKRICPIFKGIGFAICIIGLYVSFYYNTIIAWALYYFYSSFSSTLPWASCDNPWNTPNCTNYFGRNNVTWTNFSRSPAEEFYTRKVLELQKSGGLYNVGGIRWQLLLCLFLIFTIVYFSLWKGVKTSGKVVWVTATLPYLVLLILLVRGATLPGAWRGVLFYLRPDWGKLLSTAVWVDAAAQIFFSLGPGFGVLLALASYNHFHNNCYRDALITSAVNCLTSFLSGFVIFTVLGYMAEMRDVEVEDVARDKGPSLLFITYPEAIANMVGSTFFAIIFFLMMITLGLDSTFGGLEAVITAVMDEYPQVLAQRRELFVLGLITVCFLGSLSTLTYGGAYVVKLLEEFGAGCSILAVVLLETIAVSWFYGIQRFSHDVKAMLGFTPGLFWKVCWVAISPTLLAFIVASSLLEQPPLALFGYRYPAWSTSLGHLIGASSFICIPVYMVYKLVWTPGSLKQRLAVCIRPEKTVREPQEEAVGMEPVL, encoded by the exons ATGGGGGAACGCTGCCTGGTGCCTGCTGGCTCCCTTCAATCTGATGGGGGTCCTGAAGCCATCTCTGTGCCCCCAGCCCATCCCCGGGACAAGTGGAGCAAGAAAATGGATTTCCTCCTCTCGGTTGTTGGGTTTGCCGTCGATCTGGGCAATGTGTGGCGCTTCCCTTACATCTGCTACCAGAACGGAGGGG GAGCCTTTCTTATCCCATACACGCTGATGGCTGTTTTTGGAGGGGTGCCCCTATTCTACATGGAGCTGGCCCTGGGGCAATTCCACAGGACGGGAGCCATTCCCATCTGGAAACGCATCTGCCCCATCTTCAAAG GCATCGGTTTTGCCATCTGTATCATTGGCCTCTACGTCTCTTTCTACTACAACACCATCATTGCTTGGGCGCTCTATTACTTCTATTCATCCTTCTCGAGCACTCTGCCCTGGGCGAGCTGTGACAACCCCTGGAATACACCCAACTGCACCAACTACTTCGGGAGGAACAACGTGACCTGGACCAACTTCTCCAGGTCCCCTGCTGAGGAGTTTTATAC GAGGAAGGTCCTGGAGCTTCAGAAGTCCGGTGGTCTGTACAATGTGGGTGGGATCCgctggcagctgctcctctgcctctTTCTCATCTTCACCATCGTTTACTTCAGCCTGTGGAAAGGGGTGAAAACATCTGGGAAG GTGGTGTGGGTGACAGCCACGCTGCCCTACCTCGTCCTGCTCATCCTGCTGGTCCGTGGGGCCACCCTGCCTGGTGCCTGGAGGGGGGTCCTCTTCTATTTGCGCCCAGACTGGGGCAAACTGCTGAGCACAGCG GTCTGGGTTGATGCTGCTgcacagattttcttctccttgggTCCTGGATTCGGAGTTCTTCTTGCTCTGGCCAGTTACAACCACTTCCACAACAACTGCTACCG gGATGCACTCATCACCAGCGCAGTGAACTGCCTCACCAGCTTCCTCTCGGGCTTTGTCATCTTCACCGTGCTGGGCTACATGGCGGAGATGCGGGATGTGGAGGTGGAGGATGTAGCCAGAGATAAAG GTCCCAGCCTGCTTTTTATCACCTACCCCGAAGCCATCGCCAACATGGTGGGATCCACCTTCTTCgccatcattttcttcctgatgaTGATAACGCTGGGGCTGGACAGCACG TTTGGGGGCCTGGAGGCTGTGATCACCGCTGTGATGGAtgaatacccccaggtcctGGCACAGCGCAGGGAGCTCTTTGTCCTTGGCCTCATCACAGTCTGCTTCCTGGGCTCGCTGAGCACCCTCACCTAT GGTGGTGCCTACGTGGTGAAGCTGCTGGAGGAGTTTGGTGCTGGCTGCTCCATCCTGGCCGTGGTGCTGCTGGAAACTATAGCTGTGTCCTGGTTCTATG ggatcCAGAGGTTCTCCCATGATGTGAAAGCTATGCTGGGCTTCACCCCAGGGCTGTTCTGGAAGGTGTGCTGGGTGGCCATCAGCCCGACCCTGCTGGCA TTTATTGTGGCCAGTtcacttttggagcagccacCCCTGGCACTTTTTGGCTACCGGTACCCAGCATGGAGCACCTCACTGGGACACCTCATAGGAGCATCTTCCTTCATCTGCATCCCTGTCTACATGGTGTACAAGCTGGTCTGGACACCAGGGTCCCTCAAGCAG CGCCTCGCTGTCTGCATTCGGCCTGAGAAAACAGTGCGAGAACCCCAAGAGGaggcggtgggcatggaaccAGTCCTGTAG
- the LOC116654122 gene encoding sodium-dependent serotonin transporter-like isoform X3 — MGERCLVPAGSLQSDGGPEAISVPPAHPRDKWSKKMDFLLSVVGFAVDLGNVWRFPYICYQNGGGAFLIPYTLMAVFGGVPLFYMELALGQFHRTGAIPIWKRICPIFKGIGFAICIIGLYVSFYYNTIIAWALYYFYSSFSSTLPWASCDNPWNTPNCTNYFGRNNVTWTNFSRSPAEEFYTRKVLELQKSGGLYNVGGIRWQLLLCLFLIFTIVYFSLWKGVKTSGKVVWVTATLPYLVLLILLVRGATLPGAWRGVLFYLRPDWGKLLSTAVWVDAAAQIFFSLGPGFGVLLALASYNHFHNNCYRDALITSAVNCLTSFLSGFVIFTVLGYMAEMRDVEVEDVARDKGPSLLFITYPEAIANMVGSTFFAIIFFLMMITLGLDSTFGGLEAVITAVMDEYPQVLAQRRELFVLGLITVCFLGSLSTLTYGGAYVVKLLEEFGAGCSILAVVLLETIAVSWFYGIQRFSHDVKAMLGFTPGLFWKVCWVAISPTLLAFIVASSLLEQPPLALFGYRYPAWSTSLGHLIGASSFICIPVYMVYKLVWTPGSLKQVRATSAQFCPLLLASFWDLSELGAIAAQWKSSSSH; from the exons ATGGGGGAACGCTGCCTGGTGCCTGCTGGCTCCCTTCAATCTGATGGGGGTCCTGAAGCCATCTCTGTGCCCCCAGCCCATCCCCGGGACAAGTGGAGCAAGAAAATGGATTTCCTCCTCTCGGTTGTTGGGTTTGCCGTCGATCTGGGCAATGTGTGGCGCTTCCCTTACATCTGCTACCAGAACGGAGGGG GAGCCTTTCTTATCCCATACACGCTGATGGCTGTTTTTGGAGGGGTGCCCCTATTCTACATGGAGCTGGCCCTGGGGCAATTCCACAGGACGGGAGCCATTCCCATCTGGAAACGCATCTGCCCCATCTTCAAAG GCATCGGTTTTGCCATCTGTATCATTGGCCTCTACGTCTCTTTCTACTACAACACCATCATTGCTTGGGCGCTCTATTACTTCTATTCATCCTTCTCGAGCACTCTGCCCTGGGCGAGCTGTGACAACCCCTGGAATACACCCAACTGCACCAACTACTTCGGGAGGAACAACGTGACCTGGACCAACTTCTCCAGGTCCCCTGCTGAGGAGTTTTATAC GAGGAAGGTCCTGGAGCTTCAGAAGTCCGGTGGTCTGTACAATGTGGGTGGGATCCgctggcagctgctcctctgcctctTTCTCATCTTCACCATCGTTTACTTCAGCCTGTGGAAAGGGGTGAAAACATCTGGGAAG GTGGTGTGGGTGACAGCCACGCTGCCCTACCTCGTCCTGCTCATCCTGCTGGTCCGTGGGGCCACCCTGCCTGGTGCCTGGAGGGGGGTCCTCTTCTATTTGCGCCCAGACTGGGGCAAACTGCTGAGCACAGCG GTCTGGGTTGATGCTGCTgcacagattttcttctccttgggTCCTGGATTCGGAGTTCTTCTTGCTCTGGCCAGTTACAACCACTTCCACAACAACTGCTACCG gGATGCACTCATCACCAGCGCAGTGAACTGCCTCACCAGCTTCCTCTCGGGCTTTGTCATCTTCACCGTGCTGGGCTACATGGCGGAGATGCGGGATGTGGAGGTGGAGGATGTAGCCAGAGATAAAG GTCCCAGCCTGCTTTTTATCACCTACCCCGAAGCCATCGCCAACATGGTGGGATCCACCTTCTTCgccatcattttcttcctgatgaTGATAACGCTGGGGCTGGACAGCACG TTTGGGGGCCTGGAGGCTGTGATCACCGCTGTGATGGAtgaatacccccaggtcctGGCACAGCGCAGGGAGCTCTTTGTCCTTGGCCTCATCACAGTCTGCTTCCTGGGCTCGCTGAGCACCCTCACCTAT GGTGGTGCCTACGTGGTGAAGCTGCTGGAGGAGTTTGGTGCTGGCTGCTCCATCCTGGCCGTGGTGCTGCTGGAAACTATAGCTGTGTCCTGGTTCTATG ggatcCAGAGGTTCTCCCATGATGTGAAAGCTATGCTGGGCTTCACCCCAGGGCTGTTCTGGAAGGTGTGCTGGGTGGCCATCAGCCCGACCCTGCTGGCA TTTATTGTGGCCAGTtcacttttggagcagccacCCCTGGCACTTTTTGGCTACCGGTACCCAGCATGGAGCACCTCACTGGGACACCTCATAGGAGCATCTTCCTTCATCTGCATCCCTGTCTACATGGTGTACAAGCTGGTCTGGACACCAGGGTCCCTCAAGCAGGTCAGAGCTACATCAGCACAGTTCTGTCCCCTCCTTCTTGCCAGCTTTTGGGACCTCTCTGAGCTCGGGGCTATTGCAGCCCaatggaagagcagcagctcccactaG
- the LOC116654122 gene encoding sodium-dependent serotonin transporter-like isoform X1 produces the protein MGERCLVPAGSLQSDGGPEAISVPPAHPRDKWSKKMDFLLSVVGFAVDLGNVWRFPYICYQNGGGAFLIPYTLMAVFGGVPLFYMELALGQFHRTGAIPIWKRICPIFKGIGFAICIIGLYVSFYYNTIIAWALYYFYSSFSSTLPWASCDNPWNTPNCTNYFGRNNVTWTNFSRSPAEEFYTRKVLELQKSGGLYNVGGIRWQLLLCLFLIFTIVYFSLWKGVKTSGKVVWVTATLPYLVLLILLVRGATLPGAWRGVLFYLRPDWGKLLSTAVWVDAAAQIFFSLGPGFGVLLALASYNHFHNNCYRDALITSAVNCLTSFLSGFVIFTVLGYMAEMRDVEVEDVARDKGLPPTAPSCPASWCPCWSCGSLCTQWMAARPALLPSMQSHLEDRQTQPARPPRSQPAFYHLPRSHRQHGGIHLLRHHFLPDDDNAGAGQHGRNLCSSTGTTAGGGFSLIPVLRWQFGGLEAVITAVMDEYPQVLAQRRELFVLGLITVCFLGSLSTLTYGGAYVVKLLEEFGAGCSILAVVLLETIAVSWFYGIQRFSHDVKAMLGFTPGLFWKVCWVAISPTLLAFIVASSLLEQPPLALFGYRYPAWSTSLGHLIGASSFICIPVYMVYKLVWTPGSLKQVRATSAQFCPLLLASFWDLSELGAIAAQWKSSSSH, from the exons ATGGGGGAACGCTGCCTGGTGCCTGCTGGCTCCCTTCAATCTGATGGGGGTCCTGAAGCCATCTCTGTGCCCCCAGCCCATCCCCGGGACAAGTGGAGCAAGAAAATGGATTTCCTCCTCTCGGTTGTTGGGTTTGCCGTCGATCTGGGCAATGTGTGGCGCTTCCCTTACATCTGCTACCAGAACGGAGGGG GAGCCTTTCTTATCCCATACACGCTGATGGCTGTTTTTGGAGGGGTGCCCCTATTCTACATGGAGCTGGCCCTGGGGCAATTCCACAGGACGGGAGCCATTCCCATCTGGAAACGCATCTGCCCCATCTTCAAAG GCATCGGTTTTGCCATCTGTATCATTGGCCTCTACGTCTCTTTCTACTACAACACCATCATTGCTTGGGCGCTCTATTACTTCTATTCATCCTTCTCGAGCACTCTGCCCTGGGCGAGCTGTGACAACCCCTGGAATACACCCAACTGCACCAACTACTTCGGGAGGAACAACGTGACCTGGACCAACTTCTCCAGGTCCCCTGCTGAGGAGTTTTATAC GAGGAAGGTCCTGGAGCTTCAGAAGTCCGGTGGTCTGTACAATGTGGGTGGGATCCgctggcagctgctcctctgcctctTTCTCATCTTCACCATCGTTTACTTCAGCCTGTGGAAAGGGGTGAAAACATCTGGGAAG GTGGTGTGGGTGACAGCCACGCTGCCCTACCTCGTCCTGCTCATCCTGCTGGTCCGTGGGGCCACCCTGCCTGGTGCCTGGAGGGGGGTCCTCTTCTATTTGCGCCCAGACTGGGGCAAACTGCTGAGCACAGCG GTCTGGGTTGATGCTGCTgcacagattttcttctccttgggTCCTGGATTCGGAGTTCTTCTTGCTCTGGCCAGTTACAACCACTTCCACAACAACTGCTACCG gGATGCACTCATCACCAGCGCAGTGAACTGCCTCACCAGCTTCCTCTCGGGCTTTGTCATCTTCACCGTGCTGGGCTACATGGCGGAGATGCGGGATGTGGAGGTGGAGGATGTAGCCAGAGATAAAGGTTTGCCCCCCACTGCTCCATCTTGTCCGGCCTCATGGTGCCCCTGCTGGAGCTGCGGGTCCCTGTGCACCCAGTGGATGGCAGCGaggccagcactgctcccctcTATGCAATCCCACCTAGAAGACAGGCAAACCCAACCCGCACGCCCTCCTAGGTCCCAGCCTGCTTTTTATCACCTACCCCGAAGCCATCGCCAACATGGTGGGATCCACCTTCTTCgccatcattttcttcctgatgaTGATAACGCTGGGGCTGGACAGCACGGTAGGaacctctgcagcagcactggcacaaCAGCAGGGGGAGGATTCAGTCTCATCCCTGTGCTCCGTTGGCAGTTTGGGGGCCTGGAGGCTGTGATCACCGCTGTGATGGAtgaatacccccaggtcctGGCACAGCGCAGGGAGCTCTTTGTCCTTGGCCTCATCACAGTCTGCTTCCTGGGCTCGCTGAGCACCCTCACCTAT GGTGGTGCCTACGTGGTGAAGCTGCTGGAGGAGTTTGGTGCTGGCTGCTCCATCCTGGCCGTGGTGCTGCTGGAAACTATAGCTGTGTCCTGGTTCTATG ggatcCAGAGGTTCTCCCATGATGTGAAAGCTATGCTGGGCTTCACCCCAGGGCTGTTCTGGAAGGTGTGCTGGGTGGCCATCAGCCCGACCCTGCTGGCA TTTATTGTGGCCAGTtcacttttggagcagccacCCCTGGCACTTTTTGGCTACCGGTACCCAGCATGGAGCACCTCACTGGGACACCTCATAGGAGCATCTTCCTTCATCTGCATCCCTGTCTACATGGTGTACAAGCTGGTCTGGACACCAGGGTCCCTCAAGCAGGTCAGAGCTACATCAGCACAGTTCTGTCCCCTCCTTCTTGCCAGCTTTTGGGACCTCTCTGAGCTCGGGGCTATTGCAGCCCaatggaagagcagcagctcccactaG